The region GCGCCGGTTGCTTCCGCGCCGGCATGGGACAGATTTGCAACGATTACGCTGTGATGATAAGTGCCCGGTGCTTTCAGCGCAAGTTGTTGTTGCAACGGGTGATTGGAATCAGAAAGTTCGAGTAAAGTAAATGTCGTGCTCACATCAAAAACCTGTTCAAAAAGTACAAGGCATCCGAATGCGACCAACATGGACGACATGCCGCTGACGATGGCATAAGGTAACTGATGCAAAAAGATTTCTGTAAATTCGGTATACTTCACAAAACTTGTCGTCGCAATGATAAAAATATACGCGCCCGATACCCAGAGAACAGAACTGAAAATGTGACTGCGCCGGCTGAAATTAACTACGGTAATGCACGCAACCGAACCGACAAATAACAATACAATGGTCGTCGTGTATTCATTGCCTTGCATCGCTCCGATCAAAAAACTGATCGAGATCGTCCCGATCAGTCCGATACGTACGTCAAAAAGCGTTGTCAGCAGGACGGAACTAAATACGATGGGAATCACAAAGGCCGGAAATTTGAGCACGTGAATGAACACGTAATAGAAAGTAATCTCCAGCAGAATCAAGGACACGAGCAGTGATAATTTTCGAATACTCGAAAAAATATCGGGTCTGTATATGTAAATATAACCCAGCAAAAAAAACATCAGTGAAAAAACTAAAAACGATCGCCCGATAAACGGCAATAGCCATTTAACACCCCCTTCCGCCTCGCGGCGCTGCGCCCACGTGGCTTCCAGTGATTGCAACTGCTGGTGCGTTTTGGAGGAGATGGTTTCGTTTTTATTAACGATAATGTCGCCGCTTAAAACGAAGCCGTAGGTTTGTGGGACATTAGCCGAAGCTTCACGTTTACGCGCTTCCGTCTCTTCGCGATTCGCCAAAATATTGGGAATGATGAAACGGGAGAGCACTTCATAACTCAGATTGATCAGCTTGGTATCCGAATAATAGGTTTTCAGCAAGTCTTGCGTGTGGTAGCGCGCTTCATCCACATCGTTGACGTTTTTGATAAATTCCGTGCTTTCCTTAAGACCTTCGCGTACGTTGATCGGGGAGATCGGGCTTTTGAAATTATTTTTATCTTCGTCAATAATGCCCAGCGCAAAAAGATCGGTGAGTATGCGCATCCAGTCGCGAGACAGTTCCAGAAATTGCGACCGGGTTAGCGAGCGGCCTATGGTAGCACGTTTGAGCAAACGAAGGGTGTCGGAACGCATTTGCCCGTAATTATTATCAATCGTTGCATTTTCTTTGTTGACCAAAAAAGCCCAACGTTCCTCCATAACACTAAAACCGAATTTTCGGATAATCGCGCTTTTGACGGAATCAAATGCGGGAGGGATATAGTTTTGTGTCTGGCCGTCGTTATCTTTGTATTCAAAAGGTTTCGGCGCATTACGCAAAAGGTCCAAGTAGTTTATGAATTCATCAAGGTTGGCTAATTGGGATTTAGCGAGTGCCGAATTGCGATCAAATACCGGTGCGACTAAACTTTGAGCATCACGGCGTTCCGTCGTCAGTTGATCCGGCGTTTTGTATACGGGAAACGTAAATGGTGCGCGAACTTCATCGGGTGAAATCGAGCCGATTTTGTATTCGGAGTAACGGGTAAAATCACTGTCCGGAAACATCAACACAGGGCCGATGATCAGAGCAAGGATAATACCGATTTTAGCTATAAGATGTTTTTTACCGAAAACCACGCGCATAAAGAGAGCGGGGGATTTGATCAGAATAGCGCGCGCAATGCGATTTCGGTTGAGTAAATCGGGCATGAGATTTAAGCTATCGTTTTTAATATTTCACGCGCAATGATGAGGCGTTGTATTTCAGAAGTACCTTCGCCGATTTCGCCGATTTTAGCATCACGGAAAAAACGTTCCGAATTATAGCGGTCGGTGCATCCGACGGCGCCGAGAATCTGAATGGCTTTGATGCAATTTTGCATGGCCAATTCCGTCGCATGCAGTTTGGACATAGCCGCTTCTTTGGTAAAAGGCTGGCCGGCATCTTTGAGGCGAGCGGCATGAAGCATCAAATGCCAGCTGCACTGGATACCCAGCGCCATGTCTGCCAACATAAATTGTATGCCCTGATTATCCGAAATCGGACGTTCAAACTGCATACGTGTTTTAGAATATTGCAACGCTTCTTCATACGCGCCGATCGCGATACCCAGTGAAAGCGCGGCGACGCCTACGCGACCGCCGTCAAGAACTTTGAGAAAACCTTTGAACCCTTCGCCGGGTTTGCCGAGCAGATTTTCTTTGGGCACGATCATATTTTCAAAGTGCAACATACGCGTGTCCGATGCGCGCCAACCCATTTTGTCTTCTTTTTTCCCGATGATAAAACCGGGAAACGTTTTTTCAACAATAAACGAACTGATCCCGCTTTTACCTTTGGTTTTATCCGTAACGGCGGTGATAACAAAAGTGTCCGCGTAACCTGCCGAAGTGATAAAAATTTTAGAGCCGTTGATCACATAATGATCGCCTTTATTTTCGGCAAACGTGCGCGTACCGCCCGCATCGCTGCCCGCGCCGGGTTCCGTTAATCCGAAAGAACCGAGCTTTTCACCGCGTGCCAGCGGCGCAAGATATTTCAGCTTTTGTTCGTGCGTACCCATAAGCCAAATCGGGCCGCAACCGATGCCGGTGTGCGCGCCGAGCGTGATACCGTGCGAAGCGCATACTTTTGAAAGTTCGATCACAGCCAGGCAGTAGCCGACCGTGGACATGCCCAGTCCGCCGTATTCTTTAGGAAATGGAATGCCCATCCATCCGTGTTCGCCCATTTTGCGAACATTGTCGGCGGGAAAGATGGATTTTTCATCATATTCTTTGGCTACCGGTTCGATATATTGTTTGGTAAACGCACGCACTTCATCGCGAAGACGGATTTCTTCCGGCGAAAATTCAAACGGGAAAAACGACATATTCCGAAGATCCTTTCAGAGAGAAAATTTGACGCCGTGAATATAGATACGGTGGTCGGTATAATCAAGAAGTTAGCGGGTTAGTGTTCATCTAAATACAAAAGCCGTTCCATGCGTTGAACGGCTTTTGTAGTTTATGAATGTTTCGTTACTTCCGCATGCGCGGTGTAGCGGTATGCCCCGTAGGGGCGAAAGTTCTTTTATTTGGCCATTACGCCGTTGAGTTTTTCAACGAGTTTGGCCTTGGGAACGGCCCCGACTACTTTATCGGCAAGTTGACCATTTTTGAAAAACAGTAACGTCGGAATACTCATAATGCCAAACTTGGAAGCTACGGCGGGATTGGCATCCACGTCAATTTTACAGATTTTAGCTTTGCCGTCGTATTCTTTGGCTAATTCTTCAACCATAGGCGCGATCATACGGCACGGGCCGCACCACGTTGCCCAAAAATCTACCAATACAGGTTTATCGGATTTGATAACTTCATTTTCAAAGCTCGCATCACTCAATACTACAGGATGACTCATAATTTAACTCCTCATTTCGCTATATTTTCAGTTCGTGCAAATCGTGTAACGTAGTAAGTTTCAGTTTATTCCACCCGTGGCGGGTGTATCGGTTCCGCTTGTTTCATTAACCGTGTTCGATGCCGGTTTATGCGTAAGCACAAAGATCGTCATAATGATCATACCGAGAACGACGGCGGAATCGGCAACATTGAATACCGGCCAGCGTTGCATACCCAGCATGTCCGGAATATCCACATCCATGAAGTCCACTACGCGTCCAAACATCACACGGTCAATCAGATTGCCCACCGCACCGCCAAGAATCAGCGAGAGGGAAAAGCGGTAAGGCCATTTTTCGTGACGCATAGAATGGATGTATGCGATCAGTGCGCCGGATGCGACGATCGAAACGATCGAAAAAAACCAACGACCCCAAAACGGATGATCTTCAAAAAAACGAATACCGAATGCCATACCGGGATTTTCAAGATAGGTCAGTTGTATTGTCGTATCCCAGAGAGGAATACTGTCGTGCAGTATCATCGTTTCTTTCACGATATACTTAGTGATCTGATCCAGTATGACGATGATGATCGCTACCCAATAGTTTTTCAAAATCGTTTTCTTTCTTAGGCTTCGGACTGATGTTCTTTTTGTTTTACTTCTTCCAATTTCTTTTTGCACGCGACGTGATACTTGGCGACAAGTACCATTTCGAGGCGCTCTTTTTCGATATCTTTATTGCATATCATACATACGCCGTAAGTGCCGGCTTTGACGCGTTCCATCGCATCGGCTAAGTCGGACAAATATTTATTTTCACGTGCAGCAAGCATGAATTGTTTTTCGCGATCATGCGTATCGCTGCCTTGATCGGCCATGTGGAACGAATAACCCGAGTGATCGCCGGCTGCTTCGCGCGACGTTTCTTCGAGCAATGTCTCCTTGATATAACCCATATCCTTCAGGACTTTATTGATCTCTTCCTGAAGCAGCTTTTTGAAGTATTCAAGGTCCTTCTTCTTCATGATAACCCCTCTCGTTTATGTGAACTACCTTTTTTTCGATTTATCCGCGCACACGGCGCAAGCCGATCTTAAGCGTCGTATCATGGAGCTCCGCATCCCGCACGATTTCACCCTCCGGTGATTGAACGGAAATTTCGGTAGCCAATGTTTCATTCATAATATAATTTTTTTGATTCTGAATTGCTTTCAAAATCGTCGGTTCGGCCTGCAGCGTGATAATGATGCGGTCGGTTACTTCAAAATCCGCGTCTTTGCGCAGGTTTTGTAAGCGATTGATAAATTCACGCGCTATGCCTTCATCCACGAGTTCTGCCGTGAGATGGGTATCCAGGGCTACCGTCAGATCGGCATCCGATTGGACGGCCAAACCTTCTTTTTCTTCATGCAGGATTTCGACATCGACTTTGGTGATCGCCACTTCATGGCCGGCAACATTCAGATCATAATGATCTTTTTCGATCAGGAGCGAAATTTCTTTTTCCGAAAAATCTTTGATCGCTTGTGCCGCCATATTGACATTCTTACCGAATTTCGGGCCAAGTGCTTTAAAATTGGGTTTAGCTTTACGGTTGACCAAACTGCCGGTATCAGTTACAAATTCAATAGCCTTGACGTTGAGTTCATTTTTGATGATGTCACTGAAATCATTGATATGGCCGCGCACCGATTCTTTTTCAGTGACCACGATGATCTTGGCCAAAGGCTGACGCACTTTCAATTCTTTGAGTTCACGCAATGCGCGTCCGAGTTGAACGACGCGACGCGGAGAGCTCATCTTGGTTTCTAAAGCCAAATCCATTTTGGCCTTTTCCGCCTCGGGAAAATAGGCCAAATGAACGCTGGTTTTGTCATCTTCGTTTTGCATCAGGTGGCGATACATCTTTTCTGCAAGGAAAGGACAAAAGGGTGCGATAAGACGGCTCAAGGTTTCAAGTATTTCAAAAAGAGTTTGATACGCCGCTGTTTTATCGCTTCCTTTTTCGCCTTTCCAGAAGCGGCGGCGCGACAGACGGATATACCAGTTGGATAAATCCTGATCAACAAATTCCTGAATCAATTTACCGGCTTTGCAGGTGTCAAATTGGTTCAAATGTTCCGTCACTTCGCGGACGGTGCTATGCAGACGCGATAAAATCCAACGATCAAGTTCCGTACGATCGCTCAACGCGATGGATGCGGCTTTCGGATCGAAGCCGTCAATATTGGCATAGAGCGTGAAAAATTTATACGTCTCAAGCAGCGGACGGAAAAATTTCTTTTTCATTTCCGTCAAGCCTTCGAGGTCAAATCGTTTGGGGAGCCAGATCGGCGTATTGACCAAAAGATACCAGCGTAAAATATCGGCACCGTACTGATCCAGCATTTCAAAAGGATTGACGACATTGCCGAGCGACTTACTCATTTTGCGTCCTTGGCCGTCGAGCACGAGTTCGTTGACTACGACATTTTTATACGGCGCTTTGCCGAATAAAAACGTAGAAATGGACATCAGCGAATAAAACCAACCACGGGTCTGATCCACGCCTTCGCAGATAAAATCGGCGGGATATTGGCGTTCAAAAATTTCTTTATTCTCAAACGGATAATGCCACTGTGCATAAGGCATTGCACCCGAGTCAAACCATACGTCAATGACTTCGGGGGTGCGGGTAAATGTTTTCCCGTCCTTCTCGATCACGACGTGATCTACATAAGGCTTATGCAAATCAAGATCGGCCGGTACGGGCGAACCGTCTTTCATTCGGCCTTTTTGCAGTTCTTCACGGCTGCCGACGCAAATCATTTCGCCGGACTCTTCGTGTACCCATATCGGAAGCGGGGTTCCCCAATAACGATCGCGGGATAACGACCAATCAATATTATTGCGCAACCAATTGCCGAAGCGGCCTTCCTTGATTTCCGGGGGAAACCATTGCACCGTTTCGTTATTGGCCACCATATTGTCTTTATAGGTCGTCGTGCGAATATACCACGCATCGCGGGCGTAGTAGATCAACGGTGTACGATGACGCCAGCAGTGCGGATAACTGTGTTTGAATTTTTCAGAGCGGAAAAGCATGCCCCGCCGTTTGAGGTTAGTGATGATTTCCGGGTCGGCATCTTTGACAAACATGCCTTTGAATTCTTTGACGGCTTCTTCGAATTTTCCTGCAGCATCCACCGGGCGCAGAAAAGG is a window of bacterium DNA encoding:
- a CDS encoding HDIG domain-containing protein, with protein sequence MPDLLNRNRIARAILIKSPALFMRVVFGKKHLIAKIGIILALIIGPVLMFPDSDFTRYSEYKIGSISPDEVRAPFTFPVYKTPDQLTTERRDAQSLVAPVFDRNSALAKSQLANLDEFINYLDLLRNAPKPFEYKDNDGQTQNYIPPAFDSVKSAIIRKFGFSVMEERWAFLVNKENATIDNNYGQMRSDTLRLLKRATIGRSLTRSQFLELSRDWMRILTDLFALGIIDEDKNNFKSPISPINVREGLKESTEFIKNVNDVDEARYHTQDLLKTYYSDTKLINLSYEVLSRFIIPNILANREETEARKREASANVPQTYGFVLSGDIIVNKNETISSKTHQQLQSLEATWAQRREAEGGVKWLLPFIGRSFLVFSLMFFLLGYIYIYRPDIFSSIRKLSLLVSLILLEITFYYVFIHVLKFPAFVIPIVFSSVLLTTLFDVRIGLIGTISISFLIGAMQGNEYTTTIVLLFVGSVACITVVNFSRRSHIFSSVLWVSGAYIFIIATTSFVKYTEFTEIFLHQLPYAIVSGMSSMLVAFGCLVLFEQVFDVSTTFTLLELSDSNHPLQQQLALKAPGTYHHSVIVANLSHAGAEATGANSLLARVGALYHDIGKIEMPEYFIENQIGGVNKHDRLDPHMSAKILLSHIHSGLELAEKYRLPKIIRSYIPEHHGNLLMTFFYHRAMENKKPDAVISEASFRYPGPRPKTKESGIIMLADGVEAATHAIKEPNAEKIRNVVNEIIERRLKSGELDECELTIGDLKRITEAFIPIILGIYHVRVEYPKADPLPIDGKNITVGAMS
- a CDS encoding acyl-CoA dehydrogenase family protein → MSFFPFEFSPEEIRLRDEVRAFTKQYIEPVAKEYDEKSIFPADNVRKMGEHGWMGIPFPKEYGGLGMSTVGYCLAVIELSKVCASHGITLGAHTGIGCGPIWLMGTHEQKLKYLAPLARGEKLGSFGLTEPGAGSDAGGTRTFAENKGDHYVINGSKIFITSAGYADTFVITAVTDKTKGKSGISSFIVEKTFPGFIIGKKEDKMGWRASDTRMLHFENMIVPKENLLGKPGEGFKGFLKVLDGGRVGVAALSLGIAIGAYEEALQYSKTRMQFERPISDNQGIQFMLADMALGIQCSWHLMLHAARLKDAGQPFTKEAAMSKLHATELAMQNCIKAIQILGAVGCTDRYNSERFFRDAKIGEIGEGTSEIQRLIIAREILKTIA
- the trxA gene encoding thioredoxin, with the translated sequence MSHPVVLSDASFENEVIKSDKPVLVDFWATWCGPCRMIAPMVEELAKEYDGKAKICKIDVDANPAVASKFGIMSIPTLLFFKNGQLADKVVGAVPKAKLVEKLNGVMAK
- the lspA gene encoding signal peptidase II; the protein is MKNYWVAIIIVILDQITKYIVKETMILHDSIPLWDTTIQLTYLENPGMAFGIRFFEDHPFWGRWFFSIVSIVASGALIAYIHSMRHEKWPYRFSLSLILGGAVGNLIDRVMFGRVVDFMDVDIPDMLGMQRWPVFNVADSAVVLGMIIMTIFVLTHKPASNTVNETSGTDTPATGGIN
- a CDS encoding TraR/DksA family transcriptional regulator; protein product: MKKKDLEYFKKLLQEEINKVLKDMGYIKETLLEETSREAAGDHSGYSFHMADQGSDTHDREKQFMLAARENKYLSDLADAMERVKAGTYGVCMICNKDIEKERLEMVLVAKYHVACKKKLEEVKQKEHQSEA
- a CDS encoding isoleucine--tRNA ligase; its protein translation is MFKEIESQDELAKLSAEVLDFWKKNRIFERSVEERDPKKPFVFFEGPPTANGRPGIHHVLARSMKDFVCRYKTMQGYRVERKGGWDTHGLPVEIEVEKSLKLSGKKDIEAFGMEAFNKKCFESVWTYKELWDQLTDRMGYWVDLKDPYITCDNNYVESVWWILKQYFEKGLVYKGFKVVPYCPKCGTPLSSHEVAQGYQDVSDPSVYVKMKVHGHENTYFLVWTTTPWTLISNVALAVGKDIDYVKAKYKDQFLILAEARVKDVLKEDYEIIERFKGAHILGWEYERLFDDIPVDKKAFFVIAGDFVTTDDGSGIVHTAPAFGEDDYQVCKANGLPFLRPVDAAGKFEEAVKEFKGMFVKDADPEIITNLKRRGMLFRSEKFKHSYPHCWRHRTPLIYYARDAWYIRTTTYKDNMVANNETVQWFPPEIKEGRFGNWLRNNIDWSLSRDRYWGTPLPIWVHEESGEMICVGSREELQKGRMKDGSPVPADLDLHKPYVDHVVIEKDGKTFTRTPEVIDVWFDSGAMPYAQWHYPFENKEIFERQYPADFICEGVDQTRGWFYSLMSISTFLFGKAPYKNVVVNELVLDGQGRKMSKSLGNVVNPFEMLDQYGADILRWYLLVNTPIWLPKRFDLEGLTEMKKKFFRPLLETYKFFTLYANIDGFDPKAASIALSDRTELDRWILSRLHSTVREVTEHLNQFDTCKAGKLIQEFVDQDLSNWYIRLSRRRFWKGEKGSDKTAAYQTLFEILETLSRLIAPFCPFLAEKMYRHLMQNEDDKTSVHLAYFPEAEKAKMDLALETKMSSPRRVVQLGRALRELKELKVRQPLAKIIVVTEKESVRGHINDFSDIIKNELNVKAIEFVTDTGSLVNRKAKPNFKALGPKFGKNVNMAAQAIKDFSEKEISLLIEKDHYDLNVAGHEVAITKVDVEILHEEKEGLAVQSDADLTVALDTHLTAELVDEGIAREFINRLQNLRKDADFEVTDRIIITLQAEPTILKAIQNQKNYIMNETLATEISVQSPEGEIVRDAELHDTTLKIGLRRVRG